A genomic window from Bacteroidota bacterium includes:
- a CDS encoding helix-turn-helix transcriptional regulator → MAKKKEKGIVEINRIRVVLAEKNISQKDLAEMVNKAPGTITRICSNKNQPTLKLLREIALALDVNIKELLYDTKF, encoded by the coding sequence ATGGCTAAAAAGAAAGAAAAAGGTATTGTAGAAATAAACAGGATACGGGTTGTTCTTGCGGAAAAGAATATTTCTCAGAAGGATCTTGCTGAAATGGTAAATAAAGCGCCAGGAACAATAACAAGAATATGCAGTAATAAAAATCAACCTACCTTAAAACTTCTAAGAGAAATTGCTCTTGCTTTAGACGTGAATATTAAGGAGCTACTTTATGACACAAAATTCTAA